Proteins from one Chroococcidiopsis sp. CCMEE 29 genomic window:
- the lepB gene encoding signal peptidase I, translated as MQSFRLTKPEKAWVEGLKTIGFTLSLIFGVRIAAAQCYLIPSSSMEPTLEINDRLIVDKVRYHLINPRRGDIVVFTPPEAVVKKENSQAPYIKRVIGLPGEKVEVKYGQVYINNLPLPENYIAEKPKYTWGPEIVPLNSYLLLGDNRNHSYDGHYWGFLSRDRMIGRAVIRFWPLTQISGFPQAQK; from the coding sequence ATGCAAAGCTTTAGGCTAACAAAGCCCGAAAAGGCCTGGGTTGAGGGTCTAAAAACAATTGGGTTTACTTTATCTTTAATATTTGGCGTTCGTATAGCTGCGGCACAGTGCTACCTTATTCCCTCCAGCTCGATGGAGCCAACGCTAGAAATTAATGACCGATTAATAGTAGATAAAGTTAGATATCACTTAATCAACCCCCGGCGGGGCGATATTGTAGTGTTTACTCCACCGGAGGCTGTCGTCAAGAAAGAAAATTCTCAAGCCCCTTATATCAAGCGGGTTATTGGTTTACCGGGAGAGAAGGTTGAGGTTAAATATGGGCAGGTATATATTAACAATCTGCCTTTGCCAGAAAACTACATTGCAGAAAAACCTAAGTATACTTGGGGACCAGAAATTGTACCTCTCAACTCTTATCTACTTCTAGGAGATAATCGCAACCATAGTTATGACGGTCACTACTGGGGCTTTTTATCTCGCGATCGCATGATTGGTCGCGCGGTTATTCGCTTTTGGCCGCTTACTCAAATAAGTGGTTTCCCGCAAGCCCAAAAGTAG
- the aat gene encoding leucyl/phenylalanyl-tRNA--protein transferase → MEFDIPTIVQGYAQGYFLMADEEGERLSWYYSRERTLVPLDERFRYPKSLRRVLNSERFTVAVNRDFKAVVAGCADRETTWISPELREVYWQLYQSGWAYSFETWQGEQLAGGVLGIVIGGAFIGESMFYRIPDGSKVALVKLVERLRSRSFVFFDAQMMNPHLERFGAYRINEKQYQSLLYKALQRRCPLE, encoded by the coding sequence ATGGAATTTGACATTCCCACGATCGTTCAAGGGTATGCTCAAGGCTATTTTCTCATGGCTGATGAGGAAGGCGAGCGCTTAAGTTGGTATTACAGTCGCGAGCGTACTCTAGTTCCTTTAGATGAAAGATTTCGCTACCCTAAATCACTACGGCGGGTTTTGAACTCTGAGCGTTTTACCGTTGCTGTCAACCGTGACTTTAAAGCTGTAGTTGCTGGGTGTGCTGACCGAGAAACCACTTGGATTTCACCAGAGTTACGAGAAGTTTACTGGCAACTATACCAGTCGGGCTGGGCTTATAGTTTTGAAACCTGGCAAGGAGAGCAGCTAGCTGGGGGAGTTTTAGGAATTGTAATCGGGGGAGCCTTTATTGGGGAATCGATGTTTTATCGCATCCCTGATGGCTCAAAGGTGGCACTCGTGAAGTTAGTGGAAAGATTGCGATCACGCTCCTTTGTTTTCTTTGATGCCCAAATGATGAACCCGCATCTGGAACGATTTGGCGCTTATAGGATCAATGAGAAACAATATCAATCGCTGCTCTATAAAGCACTGCAGCGTCGGTGCCCGCTTGAATAA
- the rpsN gene encoding 30S ribosomal protein S14 — translation MAKKSMIEREKKRKKIVVKYAEKRQALIEQFENAASQTEKLEIHRQIQQLPRNSSRTRVNNRCWVTGRPRGVYRDFGLSRNVMREWAHEGLLPGVVKSSW, via the coding sequence ATGGCAAAAAAGAGCATGATAGAGCGCGAGAAAAAGCGCAAAAAGATTGTAGTAAAGTATGCGGAAAAGCGGCAAGCGTTGATCGAACAGTTTGAGAATGCAGCTTCTCAAACTGAGAAGTTGGAGATCCATCGGCAAATTCAACAGCTACCCCGCAATAGTTCTCGCACTCGGGTAAATAACCGCTGCTGGGTGACAGGTCGTCCCAGAGGGGTCTATAGAGATTTTGGGCTTTCTCGTAATGTGATGCGTGAATGGGCGCACGAGGGACTTTTACCAGGGGTGGTTAAGTCTAGCTGGTAG
- the nth gene encoding endonuclease III — MGAKVVPVSITRKWSAKQQRALEILVRLKRLYPEAPCTLNYETPVQLLVATMLSAQCTDERVNQVTPALFSRFPDAEALANADLAELENLIRPTGFYRNKAKNIQASCEILVAKFSGKVPKRMEQLLQLPGVARKTANVVLAHAYGINVGVTVDTHVKRLSYRLGLTDYIDPIRVERDLMRLLPSEEWENWSIRLIYHGRAICKARNPACQACVLADLCPSANLDSTQSAELSASLVPPQMNDLPASVATSAETLVPVPNSIR, encoded by the coding sequence ATGGGTGCAAAGGTTGTTCCAGTGAGTATTACTCGTAAATGGTCAGCTAAACAACAGCGAGCCCTGGAAATTCTTGTTCGCCTGAAGCGACTGTATCCAGAGGCTCCTTGTACGCTCAACTACGAGACACCAGTGCAGTTGTTGGTAGCAACTATGCTCTCGGCTCAGTGTACAGATGAGCGAGTCAATCAAGTCACACCGGCTTTGTTTAGTCGTTTTCCTGATGCAGAGGCTCTAGCAAATGCCGATTTAGCAGAGTTAGAAAACCTCATACGTCCTACTGGGTTCTATCGCAATAAGGCAAAGAATATTCAAGCTAGCTGCGAGATTTTGGTAGCAAAATTTAGCGGTAAAGTGCCGAAGCGAATGGAACAGCTACTACAGCTGCCAGGAGTAGCGCGTAAGACAGCGAATGTGGTTCTTGCCCATGCTTACGGAATTAATGTGGGAGTAACAGTAGATACCCATGTCAAGCGACTCAGCTACCGCTTAGGATTGACTGATTATATAGACCCGATTCGCGTCGAGCGAGATTTAATGCGGCTATTGCCCTCCGAGGAGTGGGAAAACTGGTCAATTCGGCTGATATATCACGGTCGAGCCATCTGCAAAGCACGCAATCCGGCTTGCCAAGCTTGTGTACTTGCTGATTTATGCCCTTCTGCTAATTTAGATAGTACTCAGAGTGCAGAGTTATCTGCCTCGCTTGTGCCTCCCCAAATGAATGATCTGCCTGCTAGCGTTGCTACCTCGGCTGAAACTTTGGTGCCTGTACCGAATTCGATCAGATAG
- the rseP gene encoding RIP metalloprotease RseP, translating into MSVLAAIAVLALLIVVHELGHFIAARSQGIHVNRFSLGFGPVLWKYQGPETEYAIRAFPLGGFVGFPDDDPDSNIPPSDPNLLRNRPVLDRAIVISAGVIANLIFAYFLLVTQVGTVGVQQFNPQPGVLVPQVVTEQTSAALKAGIKSGDIILAVDGKELGASQEALPYLRQVIQDRPNQPLPLTIQRDNETVSLKVTPEVGTDGKGRIGVVLAPNGNVVRRRADNIVEAFRTGAIEFQRIVILTGQGFVQLLRNFGQTASQVAGPVKIVEIGASIAQSDASALFQFAALISINLAIINILPLPALDGGQLAFLLIEGVRGKPLPTHIQDGVMQTGLMLLLGLGIFLIVRDTANLAWVQRLFQ; encoded by the coding sequence ATGTCAGTTTTGGCGGCGATCGCAGTCTTAGCCCTCTTGATCGTGGTACACGAACTGGGACACTTTATAGCAGCACGGTCTCAGGGTATTCACGTAAATCGTTTTTCCCTTGGCTTTGGTCCAGTTCTGTGGAAATACCAAGGACCAGAAACTGAGTACGCTATCCGTGCCTTTCCACTGGGTGGCTTTGTTGGCTTCCCCGATGATGACCCCGATAGCAACATTCCTCCTAGCGATCCGAATCTTCTCCGCAATCGTCCCGTTCTCGATCGGGCAATTGTGATCAGTGCTGGGGTGATAGCAAATTTAATCTTTGCCTATTTCCTTTTGGTGACGCAGGTAGGAACGGTAGGCGTACAGCAATTTAACCCGCAACCCGGTGTCTTGGTACCTCAAGTCGTTACCGAGCAAACTTCTGCCGCACTCAAGGCAGGGATTAAATCAGGGGACATCATTTTAGCAGTGGATGGCAAAGAACTGGGGGCTTCCCAGGAAGCACTCCCGTATCTAAGGCAAGTGATTCAAGATCGTCCCAATCAGCCACTACCTCTGACGATTCAACGGGACAACGAAACGGTTTCTCTGAAGGTAACACCAGAGGTGGGAACCGATGGCAAGGGTCGCATCGGTGTTGTGCTAGCTCCGAATGGTAATGTAGTACGTCGCCGTGCCGATAATATAGTAGAAGCTTTTCGCACGGGTGCAATTGAATTCCAGCGAATTGTGATTCTGACGGGTCAGGGCTTTGTGCAACTGTTAAGGAACTTTGGCCAAACAGCCAGTCAGGTAGCCGGTCCAGTTAAAATTGTGGAAATTGGTGCCAGCATTGCCCAATCAGATGCAAGTGCTCTATTTCAATTTGCGGCTCTAATTAGCATTAACCTTGCCATTATCAACATTTTGCCTCTCCCAGCATTGGATGGTGGTCAGCTAGCATTTTTATTAATTGAGGGAGTGCGGGGAAAACCGTTACCTACGCATATTCAAGATGGGGTGATGCAAACCGGGCTAATGCTATTGTTAGGATTGGGAATTTTTCTAATTGTGCGTGATACTGCCAACCTGGCATGGGTGCAAAGGTTGTTCCAGTGA
- the serS gene encoding serine--tRNA ligase yields the protein MLDIKQIRENPQAVQERLNRRGEYDIQPIWQLDQQQRELEGGRSQLQARSNEIGKLVGQRIKTGANPQAPEIQQLREEGNAIKTRLAELEPQEKELKAKLEALLLALPNLPSDSTPIGKSEEENVEVRRWGDEYKPQSSKILPHWEIGEKLGILNFERSVKVAQSRFVTLLGVGAALERALIQFMLDQQIAAGYVEVIPPILINTQSLTASGQLPKFAEESFKCAADDLWLSPTAEVPITNLYRDEILAAEELPIYHCAYTPCFRREAGSYGRDTRGLIRLHQFNKVELFKFVRPDTSEQEHQTLVQNAAAILQALQLPYRIVELCTGDLGFAAAKTYDLEVWLPSSDKYREISSCSNCVDFQARRGSIRFKEAGKKGTQYVHTLNGSGLAVGRTMAAILENYQQPDGTVRVPEALQPYLKREVLTDGAS from the coding sequence GTGCTGGACATTAAGCAAATCAGAGAAAATCCCCAAGCAGTTCAGGAGCGGTTGAATCGGCGCGGTGAGTACGATATTCAACCGATTTGGCAGTTGGATCAGCAACAGCGGGAATTGGAAGGAGGGCGATCGCAACTCCAGGCCCGTAGCAACGAAATAGGCAAACTCGTTGGTCAAAGAATAAAAACTGGAGCTAATCCCCAAGCTCCAGAAATTCAGCAACTGCGTGAAGAAGGCAACGCGATTAAAACTCGGCTGGCTGAACTAGAACCCCAGGAAAAAGAACTGAAAGCTAAGTTAGAAGCACTGCTGTTAGCACTACCGAACTTGCCCAGTGATTCTACCCCAATCGGTAAGAGTGAGGAAGAAAACGTTGAAGTGCGCCGCTGGGGTGATGAGTATAAACCTCAAAGTTCCAAAATTTTGCCCCACTGGGAAATTGGGGAAAAACTTGGGATTCTCAACTTCGAGCGTTCTGTCAAAGTTGCCCAAAGCCGCTTTGTCACCCTTTTGGGAGTCGGTGCTGCTTTGGAACGGGCATTAATTCAGTTCATGCTCGATCAGCAAATAGCAGCTGGGTATGTGGAGGTCATACCGCCAATTTTGATTAATACTCAATCTCTCACGGCATCCGGTCAGCTACCCAAGTTTGCCGAAGAAAGCTTCAAGTGCGCTGCTGATGATCTCTGGCTCAGTCCTACTGCCGAAGTACCAATCACCAATCTCTACCGAGATGAGATTTTGGCAGCAGAAGAATTGCCTATATACCACTGTGCTTATACCCCTTGTTTCCGCCGTGAAGCTGGTAGCTATGGTCGGGATACACGCGGGTTAATTCGACTCCATCAGTTTAATAAAGTTGAGCTATTCAAATTTGTCCGTCCCGACACCTCAGAGCAAGAGCATCAAACGCTAGTTCAGAATGCGGCAGCAATTTTGCAGGCATTGCAACTACCCTACCGAATCGTAGAGTTATGTACGGGCGATCTGGGCTTCGCGGCAGCGAAAACTTACGATCTGGAAGTTTGGTTACCTTCATCTGATAAATACCGGGAAATCTCCAGCTGCTCTAATTGTGTTGATTTTCAAGCGCGGCGGGGCAGCATTCGCTTTAAGGAAGCGGGGAAAAAAGGTACCCAGTATGTCCATACACTCAACGGTTCTGGCTTAGCGGTAGGTCGCACAATGGCAGCAATTTTGGAGAATTATCAGCAACCGGACGGGACAGTAAGGGTACCGGAAGCGCTGCAACCCTACCTGAAGCGTGAGGTGCTTACGGATGGGGCATCGTAG
- a CDS encoding DUF3611 family protein: MVDKSDRKSPPAALQEIALAFRRIGWISLWTQVVLGAISAVILLFAGFSRDVAVETPRTGTGVGIFFALAGVIGLLVSIYWAFRYTRIAKQLQSANPVNRPRKADTVQLLRLGIIVNLIGMLLTIVGAEAIAGTLLAKTLTLPQATGAVLQIDPSRLIRSLDMLVVQANTNTIAAHFGGLVASLWLLNRVSRQ, from the coding sequence ATGGTAGACAAATCCGACCGCAAATCACCTCCCGCAGCGCTCCAGGAAATTGCCCTGGCTTTTCGCCGCATAGGTTGGATTAGCTTGTGGACTCAGGTAGTACTAGGGGCTATTTCCGCAGTGATTTTGCTATTTGCTGGTTTCAGTCGTGACGTTGCTGTTGAAACTCCACGTACAGGAACCGGAGTTGGGATATTTTTTGCGCTTGCTGGAGTAATCGGGCTATTAGTGAGTATTTATTGGGCTTTCCGTTACACCAGAATTGCTAAGCAACTGCAATCTGCCAATCCTGTCAACCGTCCGCGTAAGGCAGATACAGTTCAGCTGTTACGGTTAGGAATAATCGTTAACTTGATCGGAATGCTGTTAACAATTGTGGGCGCAGAAGCAATAGCTGGTACTCTCCTGGCAAAGACGCTGACTTTGCCTCAAGCTACTGGTGCTGTGCTGCAAATAGACCCTAGTCGGCTGATCCGGTCACTGGATATGTTAGTGGTGCAGGCAAATACCAACACGATTGCAGCTCACTTTGGTGGACTGGTTGCTTCGCTGTGGCTACTCAATCGCGTGAGTCGGCAGTAG
- a CDS encoding PadR family transcriptional regulator: MKLEDIYQFFQNPPPTYLSQELAVCYVLSVLLRGESYGTELIQRLENEYPLYRLSDTVLYSAIKFLEDEKAIIGYWKKVEGRGRPRRMYQLSPEWQAQAENLARLWQEYTNRIILSNE; encoded by the coding sequence ATGAAACTTGAGGATATCTATCAATTTTTTCAAAATCCTCCTCCGACTTATTTAAGCCAGGAACTAGCAGTATGTTATGTTCTTTCAGTCTTGTTAAGGGGAGAATCCTATGGTACAGAGCTGATTCAGCGGCTTGAGAACGAATACCCGCTCTACCGCCTGTCTGATACTGTTCTCTATAGCGCGATTAAATTTCTTGAAGACGAAAAGGCTATCATTGGTTACTGGAAGAAGGTTGAAGGGCGTGGACGCCCTAGACGAATGTATCAACTTAGCCCAGAGTGGCAAGCTCAGGCTGAGAATTTAGCTCGTCTTTGGCAGGAATACACTAATCGAATAATTTTAAGTAACGAATAA
- a CDS encoding cofactor assembly of complex C subunit B has translation MNFAIFSSTLLLTLLLSVGLFFFIRASTKDRTQEIKLVSEQGEDSLMEQVQGYLQQRSYRVAKVDAEPNQVIFEGFVRPSVFLAIFLTFLASVGILCLALVWSLLFPSLGNVLFWLVLLSPAAGVFYWKKAARSEQVSLKVEQTKEKPQMQSSITVTAHRDELIELQRSLQLKASE, from the coding sequence ATGAATTTTGCTATTTTCTCATCCACCTTGCTGCTGACGTTGTTGTTGTCCGTCGGGCTGTTTTTCTTTATTCGGGCATCCACTAAAGACCGAACACAAGAAATCAAATTGGTATCTGAGCAAGGTGAAGACTCACTCATGGAACAAGTGCAGGGGTACTTGCAACAGCGGTCCTATCGGGTAGCAAAGGTAGATGCAGAACCGAACCAGGTGATATTTGAAGGTTTTGTCCGTCCTAGTGTTTTTCTAGCCATTTTTCTCACATTTCTGGCATCTGTTGGAATTCTCTGTCTGGCGTTAGTCTGGTCTCTACTTTTTCCTAGCCTGGGTAATGTTTTATTCTGGCTAGTGCTGCTGTCGCCTGCTGCTGGTGTTTTCTACTGGAAAAAAGCGGCAAGAAGTGAGCAGGTATCGCTTAAAGTGGAACAGACAAAAGAAAAACCACAGATGCAAAGCTCTATTACCGTCACTGCCCATCGTGATGAACTCATAGAGTTGCAGCGATCGCTACAGTTAAAAGCATCAGAATGA
- a CDS encoding DUF3155 domain-containing protein, which yields MARRRKRKSRRRQEGRRILEHVPQYSIESGEEKPVTAARNFIHAEGILPPALLLVKRNEHTTDRYFWAEKGLFGAQYVEENHFLFPSLRVLESPPEKEVVALHK from the coding sequence TTGGCAAGGAGACGGAAGCGCAAAAGTCGTCGTCGCCAAGAAGGACGCCGAATCCTCGAGCATGTGCCTCAATATAGCATCGAAAGTGGCGAAGAAAAACCTGTGACAGCTGCTCGCAATTTCATTCATGCAGAAGGGATTTTGCCACCTGCCCTGCTACTGGTTAAACGGAATGAACATACTACAGACCGTTATTTTTGGGCAGAGAAGGGACTGTTCGGGGCTCAATACGTGGAAGAAAACCATTTCTTGTTTCCCAGTTTGCGAGTGTTAGAAAGCCCTCCAGAGAAGGAAGTTGTTGCTTTGCATAAGTAA
- a CDS encoding HAMP domain-containing sensor histidine kinase — MPVSSEFISLCRSQVTLLTQGLGAALSIVYLTERLVEEGTAQDKLIPVVAYPETAIVWEGSDALSLLPAEMGNNSVPRLLSEPTPETASVTVPVSLAEFFTDAANEYQPEESNRSIMPNRQIVLPLMHEEVLIGLLVTGREDRAWNEQERSEIERIAQTLTLAGLLDRRREWCEQQLIRQQRLQAKQRDLLDNLLHQFRNPLTALRTFGKLLLKRLIPGDANRTVADNIVRESDRLQELLQQFDQVIDLTVDDLEPRKSLPPASFMEVTVQPVNPPLPLLPNGEGSAEVCSVADVLKPLLASAGAIAQERNLNLQADIPSNLPPVGANAKELREVLSNLIDNALKYTPAGGEIYIQAGLKQGHFQGIAISDTGLGIPPEDLEHIFERHYRGVQADSEIPGTGLGLAIAKDLVEQMQGEVQVFSPAQRNTSAVAGGPGSTFIVWLPVFEQEE; from the coding sequence ATGCCTGTCAGTTCAGAGTTTATTTCTTTATGTCGCTCCCAGGTAACCTTGCTAACCCAAGGACTGGGAGCGGCTTTGAGCATTGTGTATTTGACAGAAAGACTGGTCGAGGAAGGTACTGCCCAAGACAAGCTAATTCCGGTGGTAGCTTATCCAGAAACTGCAATCGTGTGGGAAGGGTCAGATGCATTGTCACTACTACCAGCAGAAATGGGCAATAATAGCGTTCCCCGACTGCTATCAGAACCAACGCCGGAAACAGCATCGGTGACGGTTCCGGTGTCTTTAGCAGAGTTTTTTACGGATGCTGCGAATGAGTATCAACCAGAAGAGTCAAATCGCTCCATAATGCCCAACCGGCAAATTGTTTTGCCCTTGATGCATGAGGAGGTATTGATCGGGCTGTTGGTAACAGGCAGGGAAGACAGAGCGTGGAATGAGCAGGAACGTAGTGAAATTGAACGGATTGCTCAAACGCTAACACTCGCTGGGCTATTGGATCGGCGTCGAGAGTGGTGCGAGCAACAGCTGATTCGACAACAGCGCTTGCAGGCAAAGCAGCGCGACCTGCTAGATAATTTATTGCACCAGTTTCGCAATCCCTTAACAGCCTTGCGGACATTCGGCAAACTGCTCCTGAAGCGGTTAATTCCAGGAGATGCTAACCGCACGGTTGCAGATAATATTGTGCGGGAGAGCGATCGCCTCCAAGAGTTACTGCAACAGTTCGATCAAGTCATAGACTTGACAGTAGACGATTTAGAGCCGAGAAAATCCCTGCCTCCAGCTTCGTTTATGGAAGTGACTGTTCAACCAGTAAATCCTCCACTGCCGTTATTGCCTAATGGTGAGGGGAGTGCAGAAGTATGTTCTGTGGCTGATGTCTTAAAACCGCTGTTGGCTTCAGCGGGGGCGATCGCCCAAGAGCGAAACTTGAACTTACAAGCAGATATTCCCTCTAATTTGCCGCCAGTAGGAGCGAATGCCAAGGAGTTACGAGAGGTGTTGAGCAATCTGATCGACAACGCTTTAAAGTACACTCCAGCAGGAGGAGAAATTTACATTCAGGCTGGGCTAAAGCAAGGTCATTTTCAGGGTATTGCTATCAGTGACACCGGACTGGGAATTCCACCTGAAGATTTAGAGCATATCTTCGAGCGACATTACCGGGGTGTACAAGCAGATTCAGAGATTCCGGGAACAGGGTTGGGATTAGCGATCGCCAAAGACTTAGTAGAGCAAATGCAGGGCGAAGTTCAAGTTTTCAGCCCTGCACAAAGAAACACTAGCGCAGTTGCTGGTGGACCAGGATCTACATTTATTGTCTGGTTACCAGTTTTTGAGCAGGAGGAGTAG